One stretch of Nycticebus coucang isolate mNycCou1 chromosome 7, mNycCou1.pri, whole genome shotgun sequence DNA includes these proteins:
- the OSGEPL1 gene encoding tRNA N6-adenosine threonylcarbamoyltransferase, mitochondrial isoform X1 produces the protein MLILNKTVGVFSKQSKRNVYEFLRSFNIYPGPPFLHKLVLGIETSCDDTAAAVVDETGNVLGEAIHHQTEVHLKGREFHMVLPQARVPWCQLSSQKPQVILLSQPLKWLGLQASATMHRTGGIIPPVAQQLHRENIQRIVQEALSASRISPSELSAIATTIKPGLALSLGVGLSFSLQLVDQFKKPFIPIHHMEAHALTVRLTNKVEFPFLVLLISGGHCLLALAQGVSDFLLLGKSLDMAPGDMLDKVARRLSLIKHPECTTMSGGKAIEHLAKQGNRFHFDIQPPMQRAKNCDFSFSGLQHVINKIITQKEKEEDIEKGQILSSASDIAAAVQHATACHIAKRTHRAILFCKQRELLSQSNAVLVVSGGVASNSYIRKALEIVTSETQCTLLCPPPRLCTDNGVMIAWNGIERLRAGLGILHNTEGIRYEPKCPLGVDISKEVGEAAIKVPRLKMKI, from the exons ATGCTAATATTGAATAAGACAGTGGGAGTTTTTTCTAAACAGTCAAAAAGGAACGTTTATgaatttttaagaagttttaaTATTTATCCCGGACCACCATTTCTTCATAAACTAGTATTGGGAATTGAAACTAGTTGTGATGATACAGCAGCTGCTGTGGTGGATGAAACTGGAAATGTTCTGGGAGAAGCAATACATCACCAAACTGAAGTTCATTTAAA aGGGAGAGAGTTTCACAtggtgttgccccaggctagagtgccatggtgtcagttaagctcacagaaacctcaagtgatcctcctgtctcagcctctcaagtggctgggactacaggcatctgccaccatgcACAG aacAGGTGGGATTATTCCTCCAGTTGCTCAACAgcttcacagagaaaatattCAACGAATAGTGCAAGAAGCCCTTTCTGCCAGTAGAATCTCTCCAAGTGAACTTTCAGCAATTGCAACTACTATAAAGCCAGGACTTGCTTTAAGCTTGGGGGTAGGCTTATCATTTAGCTTACAGCTAGTAGACCAGTTTAAAAAGCCATTCATTCCCATTCATCATATGGAGGCTCATGCCCTTACTGTTAGGTTGACCAATAAAGtagaatttccatttttagttcttttgatTTCTGGAGGTCACTGTCTACTGGCATTAGCTCAAGGGGTTTCAGATTTTCTGCTTCTTGGGAAGTCTCTGGATATGGCACCAGGTGACATGCTTGACAAG GTGGCAAGAAGACTTTCTTTAATAAAACATCCAGAGTGCACTACCATGAGTGGTGGGAAAGCTATAGAACATTTGGCCAAACAAGGAAATAGATTTCATTTTGATATCCAACCACCCATGCAACGTGCtaaaaattgtgatttttctttttctggacttCAACATgttatcaataaaataataacacaaaaggaaaaagaggaag ATATTGAGAAGGGGCAAATCCTGTCTTCAGCTTCAGACATTGCTGCCGCAGTACAGCATGCAACAGCATGCCACATTGCAAAAAGAACACATCGAGCTATTCTGTTCTGTAAGCAGAGAGAGTTGTTATCTCAAAGTAATGCAGTACTG GTTGTATCTGGAGGTGTTGCAAGTAATTCGTATATCCGCAAAGCTCTGGAGATCGTAACCAGTGAGACACAGTGCACTTTGTTGTGTCCTCCTCCCAGACTGTGCACTGATAATGGCGTTATGATTGCATG GAACGGTATTGAAAGATTACGTGCTGGCTTGGGCATCTTACACAACACAGAAGGCATCCGCTATGAACCAAA ATGTCCTCTTGGAGTAGATATATCAAAAGAAGTTGGAGAAGCTGCCATAAAAGTACCAcgattaaaaatgaagatttga
- the OSGEPL1 gene encoding tRNA N6-adenosine threonylcarbamoyltransferase, mitochondrial isoform X2, producing MLILNKTVGVFSKQSKRNVYEFLRSFNIYPGPPFLHKLVLGIETSCDDTAAAVVDETGNVLGEAIHHQTEVHLKTGGIIPPVAQQLHRENIQRIVQEALSASRISPSELSAIATTIKPGLALSLGVGLSFSLQLVDQFKKPFIPIHHMEAHALTVRLTNKVEFPFLVLLISGGHCLLALAQGVSDFLLLGKSLDMAPGDMLDKVARRLSLIKHPECTTMSGGKAIEHLAKQGNRFHFDIQPPMQRAKNCDFSFSGLQHVINKIITQKEKEEDIEKGQILSSASDIAAAVQHATACHIAKRTHRAILFCKQRELLSQSNAVLVVSGGVASNSYIRKALEIVTSETQCTLLCPPPRLCTDNGVMIAWNGIERLRAGLGILHNTEGIRYEPKCPLGVDISKEVGEAAIKVPRLKMKI from the exons ATGCTAATATTGAATAAGACAGTGGGAGTTTTTTCTAAACAGTCAAAAAGGAACGTTTATgaatttttaagaagttttaaTATTTATCCCGGACCACCATTTCTTCATAAACTAGTATTGGGAATTGAAACTAGTTGTGATGATACAGCAGCTGCTGTGGTGGATGAAACTGGAAATGTTCTGGGAGAAGCAATACATCACCAAACTGAAGTTCATTTAAA aacAGGTGGGATTATTCCTCCAGTTGCTCAACAgcttcacagagaaaatattCAACGAATAGTGCAAGAAGCCCTTTCTGCCAGTAGAATCTCTCCAAGTGAACTTTCAGCAATTGCAACTACTATAAAGCCAGGACTTGCTTTAAGCTTGGGGGTAGGCTTATCATTTAGCTTACAGCTAGTAGACCAGTTTAAAAAGCCATTCATTCCCATTCATCATATGGAGGCTCATGCCCTTACTGTTAGGTTGACCAATAAAGtagaatttccatttttagttcttttgatTTCTGGAGGTCACTGTCTACTGGCATTAGCTCAAGGGGTTTCAGATTTTCTGCTTCTTGGGAAGTCTCTGGATATGGCACCAGGTGACATGCTTGACAAG GTGGCAAGAAGACTTTCTTTAATAAAACATCCAGAGTGCACTACCATGAGTGGTGGGAAAGCTATAGAACATTTGGCCAAACAAGGAAATAGATTTCATTTTGATATCCAACCACCCATGCAACGTGCtaaaaattgtgatttttctttttctggacttCAACATgttatcaataaaataataacacaaaaggaaaaagaggaag ATATTGAGAAGGGGCAAATCCTGTCTTCAGCTTCAGACATTGCTGCCGCAGTACAGCATGCAACAGCATGCCACATTGCAAAAAGAACACATCGAGCTATTCTGTTCTGTAAGCAGAGAGAGTTGTTATCTCAAAGTAATGCAGTACTG GTTGTATCTGGAGGTGTTGCAAGTAATTCGTATATCCGCAAAGCTCTGGAGATCGTAACCAGTGAGACACAGTGCACTTTGTTGTGTCCTCCTCCCAGACTGTGCACTGATAATGGCGTTATGATTGCATG GAACGGTATTGAAAGATTACGTGCTGGCTTGGGCATCTTACACAACACAGAAGGCATCCGCTATGAACCAAA ATGTCCTCTTGGAGTAGATATATCAAAAGAAGTTGGAGAAGCTGCCATAAAAGTACCAcgattaaaaatgaagatttga
- the OSGEPL1 gene encoding tRNA N6-adenosine threonylcarbamoyltransferase, mitochondrial isoform X4, with protein sequence MICRPTKGANSARCIKTGGIIPPVAQQLHRENIQRIVQEALSASRISPSELSAIATTIKPGLALSLGVGLSFSLQLVDQFKKPFIPIHHMEAHALTVRLTNKVEFPFLVLLISGGHCLLALAQGVSDFLLLGKSLDMAPGDMLDKVARRLSLIKHPECTTMSGGKAIEHLAKQGNRFHFDIQPPMQRAKNCDFSFSGLQHVINKIITQKEKEEDIEKGQILSSASDIAAAVQHATACHIAKRTHRAILFCKQRELLSQSNAVLVVSGGVASNSYIRKALEIVTSETQCTLLCPPPRLCTDNGVMIAWNGIERLRAGLGILHNTEGIRYEPKCPLGVDISKEVGEAAIKVPRLKMKI encoded by the exons ATGATTTGTAGACCTACAAAGGGAGCCAACAGTGCAAGGTGCATAAA aacAGGTGGGATTATTCCTCCAGTTGCTCAACAgcttcacagagaaaatattCAACGAATAGTGCAAGAAGCCCTTTCTGCCAGTAGAATCTCTCCAAGTGAACTTTCAGCAATTGCAACTACTATAAAGCCAGGACTTGCTTTAAGCTTGGGGGTAGGCTTATCATTTAGCTTACAGCTAGTAGACCAGTTTAAAAAGCCATTCATTCCCATTCATCATATGGAGGCTCATGCCCTTACTGTTAGGTTGACCAATAAAGtagaatttccatttttagttcttttgatTTCTGGAGGTCACTGTCTACTGGCATTAGCTCAAGGGGTTTCAGATTTTCTGCTTCTTGGGAAGTCTCTGGATATGGCACCAGGTGACATGCTTGACAAG GTGGCAAGAAGACTTTCTTTAATAAAACATCCAGAGTGCACTACCATGAGTGGTGGGAAAGCTATAGAACATTTGGCCAAACAAGGAAATAGATTTCATTTTGATATCCAACCACCCATGCAACGTGCtaaaaattgtgatttttctttttctggacttCAACATgttatcaataaaataataacacaaaaggaaaaagaggaag ATATTGAGAAGGGGCAAATCCTGTCTTCAGCTTCAGACATTGCTGCCGCAGTACAGCATGCAACAGCATGCCACATTGCAAAAAGAACACATCGAGCTATTCTGTTCTGTAAGCAGAGAGAGTTGTTATCTCAAAGTAATGCAGTACTG GTTGTATCTGGAGGTGTTGCAAGTAATTCGTATATCCGCAAAGCTCTGGAGATCGTAACCAGTGAGACACAGTGCACTTTGTTGTGTCCTCCTCCCAGACTGTGCACTGATAATGGCGTTATGATTGCATG GAACGGTATTGAAAGATTACGTGCTGGCTTGGGCATCTTACACAACACAGAAGGCATCCGCTATGAACCAAA ATGTCCTCTTGGAGTAGATATATCAAAAGAAGTTGGAGAAGCTGCCATAAAAGTACCAcgattaaaaatgaagatttga
- the OSGEPL1 gene encoding tRNA N6-adenosine threonylcarbamoyltransferase, mitochondrial isoform X3: MLILNKTVGVFSKQSKRNVYEFLRSFNIYPGPPFLHKLVLGIETSCDDTAAAVVDETGNVLGEAIHHQTEVHLKGREFHMVLPQARVPWCQLSSQKPQVILLSQPLKWLGLQASATMHRTGGIIPPVAQQLHRENIQRIVQEALSASRISPSELSAIATTIKPGLALSLGVARRLSLIKHPECTTMSGGKAIEHLAKQGNRFHFDIQPPMQRAKNCDFSFSGLQHVINKIITQKEKEEDIEKGQILSSASDIAAAVQHATACHIAKRTHRAILFCKQRELLSQSNAVLVVSGGVASNSYIRKALEIVTSETQCTLLCPPPRLCTDNGVMIAWNGIERLRAGLGILHNTEGIRYEPKCPLGVDISKEVGEAAIKVPRLKMKI, from the exons ATGCTAATATTGAATAAGACAGTGGGAGTTTTTTCTAAACAGTCAAAAAGGAACGTTTATgaatttttaagaagttttaaTATTTATCCCGGACCACCATTTCTTCATAAACTAGTATTGGGAATTGAAACTAGTTGTGATGATACAGCAGCTGCTGTGGTGGATGAAACTGGAAATGTTCTGGGAGAAGCAATACATCACCAAACTGAAGTTCATTTAAA aGGGAGAGAGTTTCACAtggtgttgccccaggctagagtgccatggtgtcagttaagctcacagaaacctcaagtgatcctcctgtctcagcctctcaagtggctgggactacaggcatctgccaccatgcACAG aacAGGTGGGATTATTCCTCCAGTTGCTCAACAgcttcacagagaaaatattCAACGAATAGTGCAAGAAGCCCTTTCTGCCAGTAGAATCTCTCCAAGTGAACTTTCAGCAATTGCAACTACTATAAAGCCAGGACTTGCTTTAAGCTTGGGG GTGGCAAGAAGACTTTCTTTAATAAAACATCCAGAGTGCACTACCATGAGTGGTGGGAAAGCTATAGAACATTTGGCCAAACAAGGAAATAGATTTCATTTTGATATCCAACCACCCATGCAACGTGCtaaaaattgtgatttttctttttctggacttCAACATgttatcaataaaataataacacaaaaggaaaaagaggaag ATATTGAGAAGGGGCAAATCCTGTCTTCAGCTTCAGACATTGCTGCCGCAGTACAGCATGCAACAGCATGCCACATTGCAAAAAGAACACATCGAGCTATTCTGTTCTGTAAGCAGAGAGAGTTGTTATCTCAAAGTAATGCAGTACTG GTTGTATCTGGAGGTGTTGCAAGTAATTCGTATATCCGCAAAGCTCTGGAGATCGTAACCAGTGAGACACAGTGCACTTTGTTGTGTCCTCCTCCCAGACTGTGCACTGATAATGGCGTTATGATTGCATG GAACGGTATTGAAAGATTACGTGCTGGCTTGGGCATCTTACACAACACAGAAGGCATCCGCTATGAACCAAA ATGTCCTCTTGGAGTAGATATATCAAAAGAAGTTGGAGAAGCTGCCATAAAAGTACCAcgattaaaaatgaagatttga